The following proteins are encoded in a genomic region of Triticum dicoccoides isolate Atlit2015 ecotype Zavitan chromosome 1B, WEW_v2.0, whole genome shotgun sequence:
- the LOC119301351 gene encoding defensin-like protein CAL1, protein MALELCRRMTASALLLLFLLVATEMGTTTVKVAEARDCLSQSHNFKGACLSSSNCTAVCRTENFPDGECHAPHYQRKCFCKRPC, encoded by the exons ATGGCGCTCGAGCTCTGTCGTCGCATGACCGCGTCCGCCCTCCTCCTgctcttcctcctcgtcgccacAG AGATGGGGACGACGACGGTCAAGGTGGCGGAGGCGCGGGACTGCCTGTCGCAGAGCCACAACTTCAAAGGCGCGTGCCTCAGCAGCAGCAACTGCACCGCCGTCTGCCGCACGGAGAACTTCCCCGACGGCGAGTGCCACGCGCCGCACTACCAGCGCAAGTGCTTCTGCAAGAGGCCCTGCTAG